The Streptomyces sp. NBC_01197 genome window below encodes:
- the rocD gene encoding ornithine--oxo-acid transaminase — protein sequence MSVTETSISSAEAHSAHNYHPLPVVVASADGAWMTDVEGRRYLDMLAGYSALNFGHGNRRLIDAAKAQLERVTLTSRAFHHDRFADFSTQLAELCGMEMVLPMNTGAEAVETAVKTARKWGYQVKGVPDGEAKIVVAENNFHGRTTTIVSFSTDAEARADYGPYTPGFEIVPYGDLAALEAAVDANTVAVLLEPIQGEAGVLVPPAGYLPGVRELTRARNVLFIADEIQSGLGRTGKTFACEHEGVVPDMYILGKALGGGVVPVSAVVSSAEVLGVFRPGEHGSTFGGNPLACAVALEVIAMLRTGEFQQRAAELGDHLHHELGLLVGSGAVEAVRGRGLWAGVDIASALGTGREISERLMDLGVLVKDTHGSTIRIAPPLVISKEDLDWGLAQLRSVLNI from the coding sequence GTGTCAGTTACGGAAACATCGATCTCCTCCGCCGAAGCGCACAGCGCGCACAACTACCACCCGCTGCCCGTAGTAGTCGCGTCTGCCGACGGCGCGTGGATGACCGATGTCGAGGGGCGCCGTTACCTCGACATGCTCGCCGGTTACTCGGCGCTCAACTTCGGTCATGGGAACCGCCGGTTGATCGACGCCGCCAAGGCCCAGCTGGAGCGGGTCACGCTCACCTCCCGGGCCTTCCACCACGACCGGTTCGCCGACTTCTCCACCCAGCTCGCCGAGCTGTGCGGCATGGAGATGGTGCTGCCGATGAACACCGGGGCCGAGGCGGTCGAGACCGCGGTGAAGACCGCCCGCAAGTGGGGATACCAGGTCAAGGGCGTACCGGACGGAGAGGCGAAGATCGTCGTCGCCGAGAACAACTTCCACGGCCGGACGACCACCATCGTCAGCTTCTCGACGGATGCCGAGGCCAGAGCGGACTACGGCCCGTACACCCCCGGATTCGAGATCGTGCCGTACGGGGATCTGGCCGCCCTGGAAGCAGCTGTCGACGCCAACACCGTGGCCGTACTGCTCGAACCCATCCAGGGCGAGGCCGGAGTGCTGGTGCCGCCGGCCGGCTATCTGCCGGGCGTACGGGAGCTGACGCGCGCCAGGAACGTGCTGTTCATCGCCGACGAGATCCAGTCCGGGCTCGGCAGGACCGGGAAGACCTTCGCCTGTGAGCACGAGGGTGTGGTGCCGGACATGTACATCCTCGGCAAGGCGCTCGGCGGCGGGGTGGTGCCGGTATCGGCGGTCGTCTCGTCGGCGGAGGTGCTGGGTGTCTTCCGGCCCGGCGAGCACGGGTCCACCTTCGGTGGAAACCCGCTGGCGTGCGCCGTCGCTCTTGAAGTCATCGCGATGCTGCGGACCGGCGAGTTCCAGCAGCGGGCGGCCGAGTTGGGTGATCACCTCCACCATGAACTGGGGCTGCTGGTGGGGAGCGGTGCGGTGGAGGCTGTACGCGGTCGCGGGCTGTGGGCCGGAGTGGACATCGCGTCGGCGCTCGGCACCGGCCGGGAGATCTCGGAGAGGCTGATGGATCTCGGAGTGCTGGTGAAGGACACCCATGGGTC
- a CDS encoding 2'-5' RNA ligase family protein has product MGAVTLGVSIAVPEPYGSLLQKQRASFGDSAAHGIPTHVTLVPPTEADSASLPAIEAHLASVAAANRAFPMRLFGTGTFRPLSPVVFVQVVTGGSACSWLQQQIRDPSGPLVRELQFPYHPHVTVAHAISDEEMDRAYEALAAFEATWTCGSFALYEQGPDGVWRKLREYAFGGGGGVVPGPSVSREAPTAPSLP; this is encoded by the coding sequence GTGGGGGCCGTAACGCTCGGCGTTTCGATCGCGGTCCCGGAGCCGTACGGCAGCCTGCTCCAGAAGCAGCGCGCGAGCTTCGGGGACTCTGCCGCGCACGGCATCCCGACCCACGTCACCCTCGTCCCGCCCACGGAGGCCGACTCCGCGTCGCTGCCCGCGATCGAGGCCCATCTCGCCTCGGTCGCGGCGGCGAACCGGGCCTTCCCGATGCGGCTGTTCGGGACGGGAACGTTCCGGCCCCTCTCACCTGTCGTCTTCGTCCAGGTGGTGACGGGCGGTTCGGCTTGTTCCTGGCTCCAGCAGCAGATCAGGGACCCTTCGGGGCCGCTGGTGCGCGAGCTCCAGTTCCCTTACCACCCTCATGTGACGGTCGCTCACGCCATCTCCGACGAGGAGATGGACCGGGCGTACGAGGCGCTCGCCGCCTTCGAGGCGACATGGACCTGCGGCTCCTTCGCGCTGTACGAGCAGGGGCCGGACGGCGTGTGGCGGAAGCTGCGTGAGTACGCGTTCGGCGGCGGGGGCGGCGTCGTCCC
- the trpS gene encoding tryptophan--tRNA ligase — translation MASDRPRVLSGIQPTSGSFHLGNYLGAVRQWVALQESHDAYYMVVDLHAITVPQDPAELRANTRLAVAQLLASGLDPDRCTLFVQSHVPEHAQLAWVMNCLAGFGEASRMTQFKDKSARQGADRATVGLFTYPILQVADILLYQANQVPVGEDQRQHVELTRDLADRFNSRFGATFTVPEPYILEETAKIYDLQDPSAKMSKSAASPKGLISLLDEPKVSVKKVKSAVTDTDTVIRYDPVAKPGVSNLLTINSTLTGTSIADLEQQYEGKMYGALKTDLAEIVADFVTPFRTRTQEYLDDPETLDSLLAKGAEKARTVAAETLAQAYERMGFLPAKH, via the coding sequence ATGGCCTCAGACCGTCCCCGGGTGCTCTCCGGGATCCAGCCCACGTCAGGCTCGTTCCACCTCGGCAACTACCTCGGCGCCGTACGCCAGTGGGTAGCCCTGCAGGAGTCGCACGACGCGTACTACATGGTCGTCGACCTGCACGCGATCACCGTCCCGCAGGACCCCGCCGAGTTGCGGGCCAACACCCGGCTCGCGGTCGCTCAGCTCCTCGCGTCCGGCCTCGACCCCGATCGCTGCACGCTCTTCGTGCAGAGCCATGTGCCCGAGCACGCCCAGCTCGCCTGGGTCATGAACTGCCTGGCCGGGTTCGGCGAGGCCAGCCGGATGACCCAGTTCAAGGACAAGTCGGCCAGGCAGGGCGCCGACCGGGCGACCGTCGGCCTCTTCACGTATCCGATCCTCCAGGTCGCCGACATCCTGCTCTACCAGGCCAACCAGGTCCCCGTCGGTGAGGACCAGCGCCAGCACGTCGAGCTGACCCGCGACCTCGCGGACCGGTTCAACAGCCGGTTCGGTGCGACCTTCACGGTTCCGGAGCCGTACATCCTCGAGGAGACGGCGAAGATCTACGACCTCCAGGACCCCTCGGCCAAGATGAGCAAGTCGGCGGCCTCGCCCAAGGGCCTGATCAGCCTGCTCGATGAGCCGAAGGTCTCGGTGAAGAAGGTCAAGAGCGCGGTGACCGACACCGACACGGTGATCCGCTACGACCCCGTGGCGAAGCCCGGTGTGTCGAACCTGCTGACCATCAACTCCACGCTCACCGGCACGAGCATCGCCGACCTGGAGCAGCAGTACGAGGGCAAGATGTACGGCGCGCTCAAGACCGACCTCGCCGAGATCGTCGCCGACTTCGTCACACCGTTCCGGACCCGCACCCAGGAGTATCTGGACGACCCGGAGACGCTGGACTCCCTCCTCGCGAAGGGTGCGGAGAAGGCCCGTACGGTCGCCGCCGAGACACTGGCCCAGGCGTACGAGCGGATGGGGTTCCTGCCGGCCAAGCACTGA
- a CDS encoding RNA polymerase sigma factor: MIARVRAGDTQAYAVLVRAYTGIALRAAAAFGAGADAEDVVQSAFFKAYRALDHFKPGASFRPWLLRIVMNETRNTLRSAVRQRSAAGREAAMTEAEPLIPESADPAVAALREERKALLLGALDRLSTEQRLAVTYRYLLEMDEAETAEALGWPRGTVKSRLNRALKKLSKLLPPPDGGHTPESDEGGSTGNTSCVKGDARHAR, encoded by the coding sequence GTGATTGCGCGCGTGCGGGCGGGAGATACCCAGGCGTACGCCGTGCTGGTGCGTGCGTACACAGGAATCGCACTGCGCGCGGCGGCCGCGTTCGGGGCCGGTGCGGACGCGGAGGACGTGGTGCAGTCGGCCTTCTTCAAGGCCTACAGGGCGCTGGACCACTTCAAGCCGGGCGCGTCGTTCCGCCCCTGGCTGCTGCGGATCGTCATGAACGAGACGCGGAACACACTGCGCTCGGCGGTCCGGCAGCGGTCCGCGGCGGGACGCGAGGCCGCGATGACTGAGGCGGAGCCGCTGATACCGGAGTCGGCGGATCCTGCGGTGGCCGCGCTGCGGGAGGAACGCAAGGCGCTGCTGCTCGGGGCGCTGGACCGGCTGAGCACCGAACAGCGGCTGGCTGTGACGTACCGCTATCTGCTGGAAATGGACGAGGCGGAGACAGCGGAGGCGCTGGGCTGGCCGCGCGGCACGGTGAAGTCACGGCTGAACCGCGCCTTGAAGAAGCTGAGCAAACTGCTTCCGCCGCCGGACGGCGGTCATACGCCGGAGTCGGACGAGGGTGGAAGCACGGGGAACACGAGCTGCGTGAAGGGTGACGCGAGACATGCGCGGTAA